The following are from one region of the Polaribacter marinaquae genome:
- a CDS encoding ComEA family DNA-binding protein: MNIFKSHFWYNKNQRNGIFLLVIIIALFQGLIFFYKDSSKDVSIIDNARTLAFYKKIDSLKLIALESRKPKLYPFNPNYITDYKGAQLGMSINEIDKLLAYRKRNQFVNSKEEFQKVTNVSDSLLNRIAPYFKFPDWVTQQKTSTSNSIIVKYSKKKNKTPSTTDINKATLEDFKTIEGVGDKISARIIKYRSKLQGFSMFSQLDEIWGVKPEVLVKIKQTFKLIELPYIQKINVNTASFKEILKTPYVDYELCKKIFEYRDEVAELQNISQLKNISGFPLDLYDRIVLYLVAK; encoded by the coding sequence ATGAACATATTCAAATCCCATTTCTGGTATAATAAAAACCAAAGAAATGGGATTTTTTTATTGGTTATAATTATAGCTTTATTCCAAGGTTTAATTTTCTTTTATAAAGACTCAAGTAAAGATGTATCAATAATTGATAATGCTCGAACTTTAGCCTTTTATAAGAAGATAGATAGTTTAAAATTAATTGCTTTAGAATCAAGAAAGCCTAAGTTATATCCTTTTAATCCGAACTATATCACGGATTATAAAGGTGCTCAATTAGGAATGTCTATAAATGAAATAGACAAATTACTTGCTTACAGAAAGCGAAATCAATTTGTGAATTCTAAAGAAGAGTTTCAGAAAGTTACAAATGTTTCAGATTCACTTTTAAATAGAATTGCTCCGTATTTTAAGTTCCCTGACTGGGTTACTCAACAAAAAACAAGTACATCTAATTCTATTATTGTTAAATATTCTAAAAAAAAGAATAAAACTCCATCGACAACAGATATTAATAAAGCAACTTTAGAAGATTTTAAAACAATTGAAGGAGTTGGAGATAAAATTTCAGCCAGAATTATTAAGTATCGTTCTAAATTACAAGGATTTTCTATGTTTAGTCAACTAGACGAAATATGGGGTGTTAAGCCAGAAGTTTTGGTTAAAATTAAACAAACCTTTAAACTTATAGAATTACCATATATTCAAAAAATCAATGTAAATACAGCTTCTTTTAAGGAAATTCTTAAAACTCCGTACGTAGATTATGAATTATGTAAAAAGATATTTGAGTACAGAGATGAGGTGGCTGAATTGCAAAATATTTCACAATT
- a CDS encoding alanine/glycine:cation symporter family protein, translating to MNKKLLSLLMLATPFFTFAQEKGLDQQIDEAFGNATGWFVDFIFYQIPFTDTISIYWVLFPLILGALYFTVYFNFINFRGFFTSINIVRGKYDGLEGKGENKAIEVSNTVSTTEEGDNPDTIRVEGHEGEVSHFQALTAALSATVGLGNIAGVAIAVSIGGAGATFWMIVAGFLGMASKFVECTLGVKYRDIEADGTVYGGPMYYLTKGLKNKTLGKILAALFAIFVIGGSFGGGNMFQVNQAFQLVQNITGGSESVLAGKGWLFGLVMAILVGIVIIGGIKKIAKVTDKIVPFMVAIYVGAALFVIFANYDMIGDAFLQIFNGAFSPEGIAGGAIGVMIQGFRRAAFSNEAGIGSASIAHSAVKTKYAASEGMVALLEPFIDTVVVCTMTALVLIITGNVTAENASLNDAQAILLTSGAFESAISWFPYVLTVAVVLFAFSSMISWSYYGFQGWSYLFGRSKKMEYTYKVIFCIFVVIGAAASLGSVIGFSDAMVFAMMVPNMIGLILLAPKVKVELKKYMSAIKTNKA from the coding sequence ATGAATAAAAAACTTCTTTCGTTGCTAATGTTAGCAACACCCTTTTTTACATTTGCTCAAGAAAAAGGTTTAGATCAACAAATTGATGAAGCATTTGGTAATGCAACAGGATGGTTTGTAGATTTTATTTTTTATCAAATTCCTTTTACAGATACTATTAGTATTTATTGGGTTTTGTTCCCTTTAATATTAGGGGCTTTATATTTTACAGTTTATTTTAACTTCATCAATTTTAGAGGTTTCTTTACTTCAATAAATATTGTTAGAGGAAAATATGACGGTTTAGAAGGTAAAGGCGAAAATAAAGCTATTGAAGTTTCAAATACTGTTTCAACAACAGAAGAAGGTGATAATCCAGATACAATTAGAGTAGAGGGGCATGAAGGTGAGGTTTCGCATTTTCAAGCATTAACAGCAGCGCTTTCTGCAACTGTAGGTTTAGGAAATATTGCAGGTGTTGCAATTGCTGTTTCAATTGGTGGTGCAGGTGCAACATTCTGGATGATAGTTGCTGGTTTCTTAGGAATGGCGTCTAAATTCGTAGAATGTACTTTAGGTGTAAAATATAGAGATATCGAAGCAGATGGTACTGTTTACGGAGGGCCAATGTATTACTTAACAAAAGGATTAAAAAATAAAACGCTAGGTAAGATTTTAGCAGCTTTATTTGCAATTTTTGTTATTGGTGGTTCTTTTGGAGGAGGAAACATGTTTCAGGTAAATCAAGCTTTTCAATTAGTTCAAAATATTACAGGTGGTTCAGAGTCTGTTTTAGCAGGTAAAGGTTGGTTGTTCGGTTTGGTTATGGCTATCTTAGTTGGTATTGTAATTATCGGTGGAATTAAGAAAATTGCTAAGGTTACAGATAAAATTGTTCCTTTTATGGTTGCAATTTATGTGGGTGCAGCATTGTTTGTGATTTTTGCAAATTATGATATGATTGGTGATGCTTTCTTACAAATTTTTAATGGAGCTTTTAGTCCAGAAGGAATTGCTGGTGGTGCAATTGGTGTAATGATTCAAGGTTTTAGAAGGGCAGCATTTTCTAATGAAGCAGGTATTGGTTCTGCTTCTATTGCGCATTCAGCAGTAAAAACTAAATATGCAGCAAGTGAAGGAATGGTTGCTTTATTAGAGCCATTTATTGATACTGTGGTAGTTTGTACAATGACAGCTTTAGTATTAATTATTACAGGTAATGTAACTGCAGAAAATGCATCTTTAAATGATGCGCAAGCAATTTTATTAACTTCAGGAGCTTTTGAGTCAGCTATTTCTTGGTTTCCATACGTGTTAACAGTTGCAGTAGTTTTATTTGCATTTAGTTCTATGATTTCTTGGTCTTATTATGGTTTTCAAGGTTGGTCTTATTTATTCGGAAGATCAAAAAAGATGGAATATACTTACAAAGTTATTTTCTGTATTTTTGTTGTAATAGGTGCGGCAGCTAGTTTAGGTTCTGTAATTGGTTTCTCTGATGCAATGGTATTTGCAATGATGGTTCCAAACATGATAGGTTTAATTCTTTTAGCGCCTAAGGTTAAAGTAGAATTAAAGAAGTATATGAGTGCTATTAAAACAAACAAAGCATAA
- a CDS encoding SDR family oxidoreductase yields the protein MKKVIITGSNGLLGQSLLNLLLKNKDVYDVYGFSKGKNRSGREDFKYSSIDITNKILLTDAILKIKPDFIVNTAAMTNVDACEDAKETCNELNVLAVESLKDVSKKLKIHLIHISTDFIFDGKKGYYKESDIPNPLSYYGESKLKSEQVLLNSEIDFTILRTILVYGKVFDMSRSNIVLWVKEMLENNKEITIVDDQYRMPTYVEELALACKVVIDKKAKGIFNISSDKLLSVFEIAQEIAEVFNLSKDLIKPISTKTLNQKALRPAKTGFDLTKTNKELGFKTNSFKVDLQKFKETLS from the coding sequence ATGAAAAAAGTAATTATTACAGGTAGTAATGGTTTGTTAGGTCAATCTCTACTAAACTTATTACTCAAAAATAAAGATGTGTATGATGTTTATGGTTTTTCTAAAGGAAAAAACAGAAGCGGAAGAGAAGATTTTAAGTACTCGTCAATAGATATCACTAATAAAATTTTATTAACTGATGCTATTCTAAAAATTAAACCAGATTTTATTGTAAATACAGCAGCTATGACAAACGTAGATGCTTGTGAAGATGCCAAAGAAACATGTAACGAGTTAAATGTTTTAGCGGTAGAATCGTTAAAAGATGTTTCAAAAAAACTTAAAATTCATCTAATTCATATTTCTACGGATTTTATTTTTGATGGCAAAAAAGGATACTATAAAGAGTCTGATATTCCGAATCCTTTAAGTTATTATGGTGAGTCAAAATTAAAATCTGAACAAGTTTTACTGAATTCAGAAATAGATTTTACAATCTTAAGAACAATTTTAGTATATGGAAAAGTTTTTGACATGAGTAGAAGTAATATTGTACTTTGGGTAAAAGAAATGTTAGAAAATAACAAAGAAATTACAATTGTTGATGATCAATATAGAATGCCAACTTATGTAGAAGAATTAGCATTAGCTTGCAAGGTTGTTATTGATAAAAAAGCAAAAGGAATTTTTAATATTTCTTCGGATAAACTGCTTAGTGTTTTTGAAATCGCACAAGAAATTGCAGAGGTTTTTAACTTAAGTAAAGATTTAATAAAACCAATTTCCACCAAAACTTTAAATCAAAAAGCTTTAAGACCTGCAAAAACAGGTTTCGACTTAACTAAAACGAATAAAGAGTTAGGCTTTAAAACAAATTCTTTTAAAGTAGATTTACAAAAGTTTAAAGAAACGTTGTCATAA
- a CDS encoding potassium channel family protein — MKFLKSKINKIALLVMLIIGVGTIGYMSLSGYNFVDALYMTVITVTTVGFGELQPFSPEEKVFTIFLILTSITIFGYAVSSFSEYLVSGKLFQHFKHRKVEKQINHLKNHTIVCGYGRNGKQAILKLRNYNKEFVVVEKDKEMISFLDSEGILNIEGDATLDETLLKAGIEKASFLITALPSDANNLFVVLTASQLNNKCTIISRASNESSYKKLKFAGANNVIMPDKLGGNHMASLVTTPDVIEFVDRLTIEGETTANLEEIAVNDLPSKFINKTILDLDLRKQTGCTVIGFRNPDKDYVINPEANIKLVENSQLIVLGRPEQIIKLRQIF, encoded by the coding sequence ATGAAGTTTCTAAAATCGAAAATAAATAAAATTGCTTTACTAGTTATGTTAATAATTGGTGTTGGTACAATTGGTTATATGTCGCTTTCTGGCTATAATTTTGTAGATGCACTTTATATGACAGTAATTACTGTAACAACGGTAGGTTTTGGTGAGTTGCAGCCTTTTTCACCTGAAGAAAAAGTATTTACAATTTTTTTAATTTTAACAAGTATTACCATTTTTGGTTATGCGGTTTCTTCGTTTTCAGAATATTTGGTTAGCGGTAAATTATTTCAACATTTTAAACACAGAAAAGTGGAAAAACAAATAAATCATTTAAAAAACCACACTATTGTTTGTGGTTACGGTAGAAATGGTAAGCAAGCAATATTAAAATTAAGAAACTACAATAAAGAATTTGTTGTTGTAGAAAAAGATAAAGAAATGATTTCTTTTCTAGATTCTGAAGGGATTTTAAATATTGAAGGTGATGCAACTTTAGATGAAACATTATTAAAAGCCGGAATCGAAAAAGCCTCTTTTTTGATAACAGCTTTACCTTCGGATGCGAATAATTTGTTTGTTGTATTAACAGCAAGTCAATTAAATAATAAGTGCACAATTATTAGTAGAGCATCTAACGAATCTTCGTACAAGAAATTAAAGTTTGCCGGTGCAAATAATGTAATAATGCCAGATAAACTTGGTGGAAATCATATGGCGTCTTTGGTTACAACGCCAGATGTTATAGAATTTGTAGATAGATTAACTATAGAAGGTGAAACAACTGCAAATCTAGAAGAAATAGCTGTAAACGATCTGCCATCTAAATTTATAAATAAAACTATTTTAGATTTAGACTTAAGAAAACAAACTGGTTGTACCGTAATAGGATTTAGAAATCCAGATAAAGATTATGTAATCAATCCAGAGGCAAATATCAAATTAGTAGAAAATTCTCAACTAATTGTTTTGGGTAGGCCAGAGCAAATAATTAAACTAAGACAAATCTTTTAA
- a CDS encoding PspC domain-containing protein, whose product MIDSIRHFFERNGFGVFSRLADRLGMRALNVRLFFIYATFFTAGLSFGLYLTMAFILKLKDMIYTKRSSVFDL is encoded by the coding sequence ATGATAGACAGTATTCGTCATTTTTTTGAAAGAAATGGATTTGGAGTCTTTTCTAGATTGGCAGATAGATTAGGGATGAGAGCATTAAACGTTCGTTTATTCTTTATTTATGCTACATTTTTTACTGCAGGTTTGTCTTTTGGCTTGTATTTAACAATGGCTTTTATTTTAAAATTAAAAGATATGATTTACACCAAAAGAAGCTCGGTTTTTGATTTGTAA
- the uvrA gene encoding excinuclease ABC subunit UvrA has product MKDQEYIEVYGARAHNLKNIDVKIPREKLVVITGLSGSGKSSLAFDTIYAEGQRRYIETFSAYARQFLGGLERPDVDKIDGLSPVISIEQKTTNKSPRSTVGTITEIYDFLRLLFARAGEAYSYNTGQKMVSYSDEQIKDLILKDFDNKKIAVLAPLIKSRKGHYRELFEQISKQGFLRVRVDGKIQEIEKGMKLDRYKTHDIEVVIDRLAVNKSVEKRLDETIKTALYSGNNIMMVIDVEDNNPRYFSRELMCPTTGIAYPNPEPNTFSFNSPKGACNSCNGLGLTNEINLSKVIPDDSISIKNGGIAPLGEQKNSWIFKQIQNIAERYKFKLTDAIKDIPKEALDIILNGGNESFEIESKTVGVRRNYKIDFEGIVAFIENQYKSAESTSIKRWAKGFMDEVTCSTCHGKRLKKEALHFKILDKNISDLAQLDVTELAKWFKTIEKDLTIKQLKIASEILKEIRTRIQFLLDVGLDYLTLDRTSKSLSGGEAQRIRLATQIGSQLVGVLYILDEPSIGLHQRDNEKLIDSLVKLRDIGNSVLVVEHDQDMIEKADFVFDIGPGAGKHGGEIVSAGTFSQLKKQKTLTADYITGRKKIEVPKKRREGNGKKIKLKGATGNNLKNVSVEFPLGKMICVTGVSGSGKSTLINETLYPILNAHIYRGVKKPMPYKKIEGLEHIDKVIDIDQSPIGRTPRSNPATYTKTFDEIRSLFAKTAEASIRGYKPGRFSFNVKGGRCETCQGGGVRVIEMNFLPDVQVECETCQGKRFNRETLEIRYKGKSISDVLEMTIEDATEFFIKIPKIHRKLKTIKDVGLGYITLGQQSTTLSGGEAQRIKLASELSKRDTGNTFYILDEPTTGLHFEDIRVLMEVLNKLADKGNTVLIIEHNLDVVKLADYIIDVGMEGGKKGGEILTTGTPEEIAKHKTSYTAKFLKKLLI; this is encoded by the coding sequence TTGAAAGACCAAGAATATATAGAAGTTTACGGAGCAAGGGCTCATAATTTAAAGAATATTGATGTAAAAATTCCTCGCGAAAAACTAGTAGTTATAACTGGTTTAAGTGGTAGCGGAAAATCTTCTTTAGCTTTTGATACTATTTATGCTGAAGGACAAAGGCGTTATATAGAGACTTTTTCTGCATATGCCAGACAATTTTTAGGAGGATTAGAAAGACCCGATGTTGACAAAATTGATGGTTTATCGCCCGTAATATCTATCGAACAAAAAACAACAAATAAAAGTCCGAGATCTACTGTTGGTACCATAACAGAAATTTATGATTTTTTAAGATTACTTTTTGCAAGAGCTGGTGAAGCATACTCATATAACACGGGCCAAAAAATGGTAAGTTATTCTGATGAGCAAATTAAAGATCTTATTTTAAAAGATTTTGATAACAAAAAAATTGCCGTTTTAGCACCTTTAATTAAATCTAGAAAAGGGCATTATAGAGAATTATTCGAACAAATTTCTAAACAAGGTTTTTTAAGAGTTCGTGTAGATGGTAAAATTCAAGAAATTGAAAAAGGAATGAAGCTAGACAGATACAAAACTCATGATATTGAGGTTGTAATCGATCGTTTAGCCGTAAACAAATCCGTAGAAAAACGTCTAGATGAAACTATAAAAACAGCTTTATATTCTGGTAACAATATAATGATGGTTATTGATGTTGAAGATAATAACCCAAGATATTTTAGTAGAGAACTTATGTGTCCCACAACTGGTATCGCATACCCAAATCCAGAACCAAACACTTTTTCTTTTAATTCACCTAAAGGCGCTTGTAATTCTTGTAACGGATTAGGATTGACTAATGAAATTAATCTATCTAAAGTGATTCCGGATGATTCTATTTCTATAAAAAATGGAGGAATTGCTCCGCTTGGAGAACAAAAAAACAGTTGGATTTTTAAACAAATTCAAAACATTGCGGAACGTTATAAATTTAAATTAACAGACGCTATTAAAGACATTCCTAAAGAAGCATTAGATATTATTTTAAATGGTGGTAACGAATCTTTTGAAATAGAATCTAAAACTGTTGGTGTAAGAAGAAATTACAAAATCGATTTTGAAGGTATTGTCGCATTTATTGAAAACCAGTACAAGAGTGCAGAAAGTACTTCTATAAAAAGATGGGCAAAAGGTTTTATGGACGAAGTTACATGTTCTACTTGCCATGGTAAAAGATTAAAAAAAGAAGCTTTACATTTTAAAATTTTAGATAAAAACATTAGCGATTTAGCGCAATTAGATGTTACAGAACTTGCTAAATGGTTTAAAACCATAGAAAAAGATTTAACTATAAAACAGCTAAAAATAGCCTCTGAAATCTTAAAAGAAATAAGAACTAGAATTCAGTTTTTATTAGACGTTGGTTTAGACTATTTAACCTTAGACAGAACTTCTAAATCTTTATCTGGTGGAGAAGCGCAAAGAATTCGATTAGCAACTCAAATTGGCTCTCAGCTTGTTGGTGTTTTATATATTTTAGATGAACCAAGTATTGGTTTACACCAGAGAGATAATGAAAAATTAATAGACTCTTTAGTTAAACTTAGAGATATTGGTAATTCTGTTTTAGTTGTAGAACATGACCAAGATATGATTGAAAAAGCAGATTTTGTTTTTGATATTGGTCCAGGAGCCGGAAAACATGGTGGCGAAATCGTATCCGCAGGAACATTTAGTCAATTAAAAAAACAAAAAACACTTACAGCAGATTATATCACAGGAAGAAAAAAGATTGAAGTTCCTAAGAAAAGAAGAGAAGGTAACGGAAAAAAGATCAAGTTAAAAGGAGCAACAGGTAACAATTTAAAAAATGTATCTGTAGAATTTCCTTTAGGTAAAATGATTTGTGTTACCGGAGTTTCTGGAAGTGGAAAATCGACTTTAATCAACGAAACTTTATACCCAATTTTAAACGCTCATATTTACAGAGGTGTTAAAAAACCAATGCCTTATAAAAAAATTGAAGGTTTAGAACATATTGATAAAGTTATTGATATCGATCAATCTCCTATTGGTAGAACTCCTAGATCTAATCCAGCAACGTACACCAAAACTTTTGATGAAATTAGAAGTTTATTTGCAAAAACCGCTGAAGCTTCTATTAGAGGTTACAAACCTGGACGATTTTCTTTTAACGTTAAAGGTGGTAGATGCGAAACTTGCCAAGGTGGCGGAGTTAGAGTTATTGAGATGAACTTTTTACCAGACGTACAAGTAGAATGTGAAACTTGCCAAGGAAAACGTTTTAATAGAGAAACTTTAGAAATTAGATACAAAGGAAAATCTATTTCTGATGTTTTAGAAATGACTATTGAAGACGCAACAGAGTTTTTTATCAAAATTCCTAAAATCCATAGAAAACTTAAAACCATCAAAGATGTTGGCTTAGGGTACATAACACTTGGGCAACAATCCACTACGCTTTCTGGTGGAGAAGCGCAGAGAATTAAACTAGCATCAGAATTATCTAAAAGAGACACTGGTAATACTTTTTATATTTTAGACGAACCCACAACCGGACTTCATTTTGAAGACATTAGAGTGCTAATGGAAGTTTTAAATAAACTAGCAGATAAAGGTAATACCGTTTTAATTATAGAACATAATTTAGATGTTGTAAAATTAGCAGATTACATTATTGATGTTGGTATGGAAGGCGGTAAAAAAGGTGGTGAAATTTTAACTACTGGTACACCAGAAGAAATTGCAAAACATAAAACTAGTTACACCGCAAAATTCTTAAAAAAATTACTAATTTAG
- a CDS encoding TIGR00730 family Rossman fold protein: MTNDDRKIKEKLQTKTWNEIKTNDSWAIFKIMAEFVEGYEKLSKIGPCVSIFGSARTKPDHPYYKLAEEIGFQLTQAGFGVITGGGPGIMEAGNKGANRGKGLSVGLNIELPFEQHDNPWIDPGKSLDFDYFFVRKVMFVKYSQGFVVMPGGFGTLDELFEAITLIQTKKIGRFPIVLVGSKFWGGLLDWIKDTLITEKNIGLEDLSLFRVVDTAEEAVEHFNKFYAKYQLKPNF, encoded by the coding sequence ATGACAAATGACGATAGAAAAATAAAAGAAAAACTACAAACTAAAACTTGGAACGAAATTAAAACAAACGATTCTTGGGCTATATTTAAAATTATGGCAGAGTTTGTAGAAGGATACGAAAAATTAAGTAAAATTGGTCCTTGTGTTTCTATTTTTGGTTCTGCAAGAACAAAACCAGATCATCCATATTACAAATTAGCAGAAGAAATTGGTTTTCAATTAACACAAGCAGGTTTTGGTGTTATTACTGGTGGTGGGCCAGGAATTATGGAAGCTGGTAATAAAGGAGCAAACAGAGGTAAAGGACTGTCTGTTGGCCTAAATATCGAATTACCTTTCGAACAACATGACAATCCTTGGATTGATCCAGGAAAAAGTTTAGACTTCGATTATTTCTTTGTGCGTAAAGTTATGTTTGTTAAGTATTCGCAAGGTTTTGTAGTGATGCCTGGTGGATTCGGAACTTTAGATGAACTTTTTGAAGCAATTACACTTATACAAACTAAAAAAATAGGCCGTTTTCCAATTGTACTTGTTGGTTCTAAATTTTGGGGCGGATTATTAGACTGGATAAAAGACACGCTAATTACAGAAAAAAATATTGGTTTAGAAGATTTAAGCCTATTTAGAGTGGTAGACACTGCAGAAGAAGCTGTTGAACACTTTAATAAATTTTACGCAAAATACCAGCTTAAACCAAACTTCTAA
- a CDS encoding aminopeptidase, with protein sequence MKKQVYILFFILLYSGFNLAQQNAINIKATLNVDEDKLMIQQEIVYTNTSKQELNHIFLHNWGNAFKDRKTPLSKRFIQDFRKDLYFANQKDLGFSDIKNITINFNNIVYKELENKEDILQLFLDKPLKPKESTRINVTYILKIPNSKFTGYGKYNNGYRLRYWYLTPAIYKNGWQLMSNLNLNDLFEDYTTFNIQFKLPNYLNLTSSLKQQKPNIDGVFTTYNLYGKNQKDVILDIQRKNTFKKFHTDSHEIQTDIIQEDFNENITKVILNRELSFLTSYLGVLPTDKIFIDEVMRKQNPIYGLTQLPSFIRPFSDVFKQDLTLFKVLSKKYLQQTLLINERKDYWLIDGLQNYLMIEYVNKFYPEIKLLGKASNSWFLKRFNISKLQFNEKYPFVYQFTARRFLDQALNTPADSLSNFNRRIVSKYKAGLGFTYLKGFLSEAILNKSIKEFYQKNKLKVTNDSDFKNILTKNTSKDISWFFKDFIKTNKKIDYTIDKVKETNDSLKVTIKNKRNITAPIALYGIKNKEIKYKEWFTNVSDTLTTTLPKGKFDQIALNYENIYPEYNTLDNYYNVKRKLFNKPLKFSLIKDVKAPNYNQIFYQPSFEYNFYDGLILGVKLHNKPIIKRNLEFKISPGYATRSKMINGSFSVAFNQFFEETNIYKIAYGIAGNTLQYAPELSYSSLIPYVDIQFKRKSLRDASTENLRAKIVHINKEISPLETKTDQDNYNVFSLSYNYINPDIIDETRYSFTGEVAKNFSKISADYRFRKLTTSDTQLDFRVFAGVFLHNKSEGDYFSFGLDRANDYLFELNYYGRSESSGIFSQQYIITEGGFKSVLPTRFANQYMLSLNSSIGLWRWVEFYNDVAFLKNKNQYLFFGYENGIRLNFIHNIFEIYLPLYSNNGWEVSQEAYPQKIRFTFTGDLGSIYNFFRRGFL encoded by the coding sequence TTGAAAAAACAAGTTTACATACTATTTTTCATACTACTTTATAGTGGCTTTAACTTAGCACAACAAAATGCAATTAATATTAAAGCCACTTTAAATGTAGATGAAGATAAATTAATGATTCAACAAGAAATTGTTTACACAAACACTTCTAAACAAGAATTAAATCACATATTTCTTCACAATTGGGGTAACGCATTTAAAGATCGAAAAACTCCACTTTCAAAACGTTTCATTCAAGATTTTAGAAAAGACTTATATTTTGCAAATCAAAAAGATTTAGGTTTTTCAGACATCAAAAACATTACAATAAATTTTAATAATATTGTTTATAAAGAGCTAGAAAACAAAGAAGATATCTTACAGCTATTTCTTGACAAACCATTAAAACCGAAAGAAAGTACAAGAATTAATGTTACTTATATTTTAAAAATCCCGAATTCTAAATTTACAGGTTACGGTAAATATAATAACGGATACAGATTAAGATACTGGTATTTAACACCTGCAATTTATAAAAATGGCTGGCAGTTAATGAGCAACTTAAATCTTAACGATTTATTTGAAGATTACACCACTTTTAACATTCAGTTTAAATTACCAAATTACCTTAACTTAACAAGTAGTTTAAAACAACAAAAACCAAATATCGACGGCGTTTTTACTACCTACAACCTTTATGGTAAAAACCAAAAAGATGTTATTTTAGACATCCAAAGAAAAAATACTTTTAAAAAATTTCATACAGATAGTCATGAAATTCAAACTGATATTATACAGGAAGATTTCAACGAAAATATCACAAAAGTAATCTTAAATAGAGAGCTAAGTTTTTTAACATCATATTTAGGAGTTTTACCTACTGATAAAATTTTTATTGATGAAGTAATGCGTAAACAAAATCCTATTTACGGATTGACGCAATTACCTAGTTTTATCAGACCTTTTTCTGATGTTTTTAAACAAGATTTAACCCTATTTAAAGTTTTATCAAAAAAATATTTACAACAAACTCTGCTAATTAATGAAAGAAAAGATTATTGGTTAATAGATGGCTTGCAAAATTATTTGATGATTGAGTATGTAAATAAATTTTATCCAGAAATTAAACTTTTAGGAAAAGCATCTAACTCTTGGTTTTTAAAAAGATTTAATATTTCTAAACTTCAGTTTAACGAAAAATATCCATTTGTATATCAATTTACTGCCAGACGATTTTTAGATCAAGCCTTAAATACTCCTGCAGATTCTTTATCGAACTTTAACAGAAGAATAGTAAGCAAATATAAAGCTGGTTTAGGTTTTACCTATTTAAAAGGTTTTTTAAGTGAAGCTATTTTAAATAAAAGTATCAAAGAATTTTATCAAAAAAATAAACTCAAAGTTACTAACGATTCTGACTTTAAAAATATTCTAACTAAGAATACTTCAAAAGACATTTCTTGGTTTTTTAAAGACTTTATAAAAACTAACAAAAAGATAGATTATACTATCGATAAAGTTAAAGAAACTAATGACAGCTTAAAAGTTACAATTAAAAATAAGAGAAATATTACGGCTCCTATTGCTTTATACGGAATAAAAAATAAAGAAATAAAATATAAAGAATGGTTTACTAACGTTTCCGACACACTTACCACTACCCTCCCGAAAGGTAAATTTGACCAAATTGCTTTAAACTACGAAAATATTTATCCGGAATACAATACGTTAGATAATTATTACAACGTAAAGCGAAAATTATTTAACAAACCTTTAAAATTTTCTTTGATTAAAGATGTCAAAGCACCAAATTACAATCAAATTTTTTATCAACCTAGTTTTGAATACAATTTTTACGATGGATTAATTTTAGGCGTAAAACTACATAATAAGCCTATTATTAAAAGAAATTTAGAATTTAAAATTTCGCCAGGTTATGCTACTAGAAGTAAAATGATAAATGGTTCTTTTTCTGTAGCTTTTAATCAGTTTTTTGAAGAAACTAACATTTATAAAATTGCATATGGTATTGCCGGAAACACATTACAATATGCACCAGAATTATCTTACAGCTCTTTAATACCATATGTAGATATTCAATTTAAAAGAAAATCTTTAAGAGATGCAAGTACAGAAAATTTAAGAGCGAAAATTGTTCATATTAATAAAGAAATTTCTCCGCTAGAAACAAAAACAGATCAAGATAATTACAATGTATTTAGTTTAAGCTATAATTATATCAATCCTGACATAATTGATGAAACTAGGTATAGTTTTACAGGAGAAGTTGCAAAAAATTTCTCTAAAATTTCTGCAGATTATAGGTTTAGAAAGCTAACAACATCAGACACTCAGTTAGATTTTAGAGTTTTTGCGGGCGTATTTCTTCATAATAAATCTGAAGGAGATTATTTTAGTTTTGGTTTAGATAGAGCTAACGACTATTTATTTGAGTTAAATTACTATGGTCGATCAGAAAGTTCTGGTATTTTTAGCCAACAATATATTATTACAGAAGGTGGTTTTAAGTCTGTTTTACCGACAAGATTTGCTAATCAATATATGTTATCTCTAAACTCTAGCATTGGTTTATGGAGGTGGGTCGAGTTTTACAATGATGTTGCTTTCCTTAAAAATAAAAACCAATATTTATTTTTTGGTTATGAAAACGGAATCCGTTTAAACTTTATTCATAATATTTTTGAAATCTATTTACCGCTATACTCTAATAACGGCTGGGAGGTTTCACAAGAAGCATATCCTCAAAAAATTAGATTTACTTTTACAGGTGATTTAGGTTCTATTTACAATTTCTTTAGACGAGGATTTTTGTAA